The stretch of DNA CCGCCGCAATTGCGACTCCAACTAGAATTCCAGGTATTGTTGAGACCATGGCAATCCCGCCTGCAATCCCAAGCAATACTCCAATTATGATGTCTACTGGCGAGTTCTTTGTCCTAATTTCAATTTCATTTGTTATTGGAAGATCCACAATCAAAGACGTAAGAAACGTCAGAGCTGCACTTGCCATCACAACAGTTGCAATAAGAATAAAGCCTGACCATCCGGAATGTGCCATCTTTACAGGCCTGCCAATTGCCGCATTAAACGCAAAAGCTGTTATCGGCCCAAGAAGTGGCGAAATCAACATGGCGCCAATTACGACTGCCGGGCTGTGAGAACAAACCCACCAGTGCCACAGCACAAGAAATGATGATCATTATTGTCATGTCCTTTCTGAAACGCACAAACGGCTCAGTCAGCGGAACAATCTCTTCAATTACTTGAGGTCTCTTTTCTTCCTCAGTTGCACTCTCTTCCAGTTTTTGCAGGTATTCAGATACGGTAGCTTCGATTTTTTCGTTGATGATGTACAACTGTGGTTCCCTTGTATCCAAAAGTTTTGAGAATGTCTGTATGATGGAAGGCGCCAGCTTGTCCGGAGAAACTATGATGTATCGGTAGATCTGTTTGTCTTCAACCGTGACTCCGTCGATTCTTTGGTAGGGCACCTATTGCTTGTTGAGAAAGTTTTCTGCGTATTCCTTTTTATCTGGAAACACCGTGACTTCGATTCGCTCCAAATATTATCCATTTTTGAAACCATCATATTATTTAAAACCATTATCATATTATTCTAACAATGTTCAAAAACATCGTAGTCGCGTTTATCACAAAAAAGGTAAAAGAAAAGCCGTTCTTTGTGGGGCTTGGTCTGGCAAAGGCATTTGATGGCAATGTCACGATAATTGAGTGTGTATACAAAAAACCGCCCAAGTTAATCTTCTTTGAGACAAAAGAAGATCTCCGATCAATCGAACAGCAAAAAAAGATGGCAAAAAAATCGCTTTACAGATTCGAAGAACTTGCAAAGCGTAGCGGCATGAAGATAAAGACAAAGATCGCACTGACTGAGTCCATCGCAGAGTGGATAGTGGACTATGTCAAAGAGCACAGAACAGATCTCTTGATACTTGACCACCCACATCTCTCAGAATTAGAAGAAAATCACTATGACTATATCATACAGACAATAAACCATAAAGTCAAAGTCCCAGTACTACTTCTTAGATCATAGGAAGCAAAATTTTCAGCTACAGGCAATTGTTATAACTGGTAATGCAATGGTTGACTGAAATCTTTGATCATAACCGAAACCTAATCCAAAAAGCACCATCTAACACAAACATACACTATTCATACATTTTTGTTATAGTTTTTAAAATCAGATCTGATATTTACAAAATTCTTTAATTAGTGTAATTAGTAGTTAAATCGTAGTTTGGTATACAAAACAATCCTTGTGCCATTTGACGGCTCTATTCCTTCCAAGAATGCGCTAAAAGAGGCAGTCGAGCTCGCCAAGCAAAGCAAGGGAACAATTTTTCTGCTATATGTAGTACAGGAAATAGTTCTGCCACCTTGGTCAGGAAGAGCCACCACCCATAAAACAATGAGAGAATACGAAAAAGAGATGTATTATGCGGCAAAAGAAAGGGCAAGCAAGCTACTTGAGGAAAACGCCAAAAAATACGACTCGGTAAGCATCGAAACACAAACGCTGTATGGAAACACGGCGGAAAAAATACTGGCCTCCATTAAAAACAACAAAGCCAATCTGGTAGTGATCGGAACTACGAGCAGAACCGGCATATCAAAGATAATCACCCTTGGAAGTGTTGCAAGAAAAGTAGCAGAAAAGTCAACATGTCCCGTGTTGTTGGTGCATTAGATTCTCCAAAACACATCAGAGCTAAATTGAGTGCAACCAAAATACCAGTTTTGGTATTTGATGCCAACGTAGAAAAGTAATACCACATGGATGTTAGTCATTGATTAGAAGACACACCATAGTACTAGATGAAGAAGTGGAAAAAAAGCTCAGGCACATGCAGGCAGACCAGATAAAAAAGACAGGAAAATCCGTGAGCTTTTCCGCAATAATAAACGATACTCTCAGAAAGGCAATAAAATAGCGGAGATAGGACGTGTGGTCGTTGGGGCTCCGGTCGGGACTCCCAGTCCACAGTCTGATTTTAATTCAAAATTTTTTGATATTAAAGACGAGCGTAGAAATTATCAGTGCCTAGTTTAACACCTACGGCATTGGGATTAAATTCTGAAGTGACACATTTATGCACAAAACTGCCTAGTTCTGCATAGTTGTGGTACAATTGTACAATCAAAAATTGTTTAGTTCTGTCTAGTTATCGAAGACCCGAGTCTACCATCAATGCAATAAACAACACCGCAAGGTACGGACTGGAAAACTTGAACAAAACCCACGATGATTTCTCTGATGGTTTTGCGATTACCCAAAATGACAACACCAACATCAAAGCACCAGATGCAATTGCAGTGTACAGGTATACCTCAGTCATTACTGGTTTTCCATCATGAGTCAAAAAGAACGGAACAACGCTAAACAACACCATGACAAGTGTGGAAATGGCAATTACCCTAGCTGATGTCTTTTCTGATTGTACTGCTGTGAGCATTGGGACGTTTACCTTATTGTAGTCATCTTTAAAGTGCAACGTGAGTGCCCAGATGTGCATTGGAATCCAGATGAAGACTAGGCCAGCCATCACCATTCCAAGATCCCACAATCCTTGTAGAGTGACTGCGGCATGACCGATCAAAGGAGGTGCTCCTCCGCAAAGGCCACCAAGAATAATGTTGGTCCTGCTTCTTCTCTTTAGCGCATGAGAGTACACTGCCACATTGTTTACTAGGCCAAACGCCATGAAAATTCCAGCCCAGATTCCATTCCAGAATCCTGCCGTATATGATATTGCAAATGCACATGCCAGTGATATGCCTGCCAACGCCAACCCAAAGTCGCGCGCCTTTTCCGGCGGGGAAATCCTGCCGGAAGGAATTGGTCGACCCTTGGTTCTTTCCATTATTGCGTCAATATCCCTGTCGTGATAGTTAGTCAAAGTATTGGCAGCTGCCGATCCTGCGGCGACTCCAAAAATCATCAAAGCCCATGTGGCAGGCGACACTTCCACATCATACACATTTGATGCTGTTATTGTAGCGCCAAATGCAGTAAATACCAAAAGGTACCAGATTTTCGGCTTGGTCAGCTCGTAATATGTCGCAATTTTGCCTTTAGCCAGAGTCCTTTGCATCTATTTCCCTATTCCGTATGTAATATTATTCAAAATTAAATGTAACATGCCCCTAGGCCGAATGGTTATACGGCATAGTCTTGGTCCTGCGCTTCATTTCAATAAAAGACTCTGATGCCAAGACGCCCTCTATTCTTCCCACCCCTTCTGATATCAGCTTGTGCATTTCTGCCAAGTTTTGCGCATACATTGTCACTATGATGTCGAATCTGCCGGTTACCTCGGATATTTCTCGAACTCCCTTTACCTTGAATAACTCATCAATGATACTGTCCCGGAACTTGGAATCCATGTTAATTCCGGTCAAGGCCTTTACCCCATATCCAAGCTCCTTGTCGTTTACTATGATAGTGAATCGCTCAATTAGCTTTTTCTTGGTTAGTCGCTTGATTCTAGAATATACTACGGACGGGTTTACCTTGATTTTCTCCGATAGTCTTGGAATGGAAATTGACGCATCCTCTGATAGCTCAGACAGTATTGTCAGGTCTAGATCATCAATTTTTGCCGTCTAAAACACCTGCTCGACAAATTCCTTTACTGTTTTATAAGTCAATGAGAAAAAATTGCAAAAATTTTCTAGATTTTTCCTTTTTTGTACAGCATTTCTGCCAACAAGACTGCGCCTTTTGCAGAGCCCATTTTCTTGTTGTGCGAAAATAGCACATACTTCAAACCGTTGTCAAAGATTTGGTCTTCTTCCAGTCTTCCCATCGATGTGGTCATGCCGTCGTTGATCTGTCTGTCGATTCTTGGCTGTGGACGAGTTGGGTCCTGATGCACTACTAGGTAATCCTTTGGTGCAGACGGCAATCCAGTTACACTGATATGGTTCGAAAATTCCTCAATGGAATGTTTTACATCTTCTGCCTTTGCAGGTTTTGACGTCTCCACAAAGACGGATTCCGTGTGGCCGTCAATTACTGGAACTCGCGTGCATGTGCAGCTTACCTTGATGTTTGCTGGCTCTATCTTGCCATCCTTTAGCTTGCCAAGGATTTTTGCAGTCTCTACTCTTACCTTGTTTTCCTCTTTTGGAATGTATGGGATGAGATTGTCAGTAACGTCCAGTGCGGATACTCCTGGCGAGCGTCCCGCTCCAGAGATTGCCTGCATTGATGTCATGATTACTCGCTTGGCGCCATAGTTTTCGTATAGTGGCTTCATGGTAATGGCTAGGCCTGTCGTGGTGCAGTTTGGCAGTGGCAAGACATAGCCCTTCCAGTTTCTGTTCTTTTTTTGCTGCTCGATTAGCTCAACATGGTCATCGTTAATTCCTGGAATCAAAATTGGTACGTCCTCTTCGTATCTGTATGCGGATGATGTGGATACCACTGGAACGTCTTTGGCAAATTTGGTCTCTATGTCTCGAGCTGCCTCGTCTTCGATTGCTGAGAAGACCAGGTCTAATTCTGATACTTTGACATCGTTAATTGCTACTACTGGCATATCGCGTGCATATTTTGGAACATCCCCCCCTACTTGCCACTTTATAATGCCCGAGTTGGGGTCGCGGATTGCCTCGATGTACTTTTTGCCTGCAGATCTCTCAGATGCCGCAAGCTGGGTTACCTCAAACCATGGGTGGTTCTCTAGGGATAACAGGAATTCCTGTCCTACGGCGCCTGTTGCGCCCAAGATTGCTACGCGCTTCTTCATCAAGGAAAATTTTTGTGCGATCAATTAATAATTCTTAGCCCCAAAACCGCAACAACTAAACCCGTCACAGCCGGCCTTGATTCATGAAGTTTGCCAAAAACATCCAGTTTCATAGCCCAATCCACCATGGCGGACCATATTCAGTTTCTGGGTATGATTCTAAGATCGTAGATTTTAGCTCAAACGTAAACCCCCTGGGCTTTCCCGGTATAGTCAAAAAGGCAATGGATCATACAAAAATCCCGACTTATCCGGATCACAATTCTACAAAGCTAAAGCAAGCCCTCTCAAAATATCTAGGAATACCAATTACAAACATCACAATAGGAAATGGGGCAACCGAAATAATCTATGATTTTTGCAGGGCTGCATCAAAATCCAAGGTCCTGATAATTTCCCCAACATTTGGAGAATACGAAGCGGCAGCTCGACTCTATGGTGCAAAACCGGAATTCTTTGCAACACTGAATCTGCAATTTGATCTTGACAAATTCATACAAAAAATACCAAAAAACGGACTGGTCTTTGTCTGCAACCCAAACAATCCTACAGGCGAGCTTGTACCAAAGCAATCCATAATACAAATAATCAGGGCGGCAAAAGCAAAATCCTCTCTAGTATTCATAGACGAATGTTTTATCGAGCTAACACAATCTCCAAACCAGTCCGTCATTGGTTTGGTCAAAAAATATCCAAACCTCTTTGTTTTGCGCTCTATGACAAAATCATTCGGCCTTGCAGGACTTCGCCTGGGATACGCAATAGGAAACAAAGACCTCATCTCCGTCCTAAACAAGATCAAGGTCCCATGGAGCGTAAATGAGCTTGCGCACCAGGCAGGCATTGCAGCACTCTCTGA from Candidatus Nitrosotenuis aquarius encodes:
- a CDS encoding TIGR00341 family protein, encoding MLISPLLGPITAFAFNAAIGRPVKMAHSGWSGFILIATVVMASAALTFLTSLIVDLPITNEIEIRTKNSPVDIIIGVLLGIAGGIAMVSTIPGILVGVAIAAALVPPTTVTCIGIAFLDYRIFAGGFLLTSSNIIGLILGCMIIFFLKGITPRKYYERTTAKKYLLVSIIVFSFLGALLGVLSSI
- a CDS encoding universal stress protein, with product MFKNIVVAFITKKVKEKPFFVGLGLAKAFDGNVTIIECVYKKPPKLIFFETKEDLRSIEQQKKMAKKSLYRFEELAKRSGMKIKTKIALTESIAEWIVDYVKEHRTDLLILDHPHLSELEENHYDYIIQTINHKVKVPVLLLRS
- the cobD gene encoding threonine-phosphate decarboxylase CobD, with product MKFAKNIQFHSPIHHGGPYSVSGYDSKIVDFSSNVNPLGFPGIVKKAMDHTKIPTYPDHNSTKLKQALSKYLGIPITNITIGNGATEIIYDFCRAASKSKVLIISPTFGEYEAAARLYGAKPEFFATLNLQFDLDKFIQKIPKNGLVFVCNPNNPTGELVPKQSIIQIIRAAKAKSSLVFIDECFIELTQSPNQSVIGLVKKYPNLFVLRSMTKSFGLAGLRLGYAIGNKDLISVLNKIKVPWSVNELAHQAGIAALSDKTFLEKTRKLVKSESKFLIDSISKIPGFSCFSSATNFLLIKTKQPAKLVQKKLLRKNILVRDCGNFRGLDSHYIRIAIRTRKENQKLVSALETIS
- a CDS encoding Lrp/AsnC family transcriptional regulator, which encodes MSELSEDASISIPRLSEKIKVNPSVVYSRIKRLTKKKLIERFTIIVNDKELGYGVKALTGINMDSKFRDSIIDELFKVKGVREISEVTGRFDIIVTMYAQNLAEMHKLISEGVGRIEGVLASESFIEMKRRTKTMPYNHSA
- a CDS encoding heme o synthase, producing MQRTLAKGKIATYYELTKPKIWYLLVFTAFGATITASNVYDVEVSPATWALMIFGVAAGSAAANTLTNYHDRDIDAIMERTKGRPIPSGRISPPEKARDFGLALAGISLACAFAISYTAGFWNGIWAGIFMAFGLVNNVAVYSHALKRRSRTNIILGGLCGGAPPLIGHAAVTLQGLWDLGMVMAGLVFIWIPMHIWALTLHFKDDYNKVNVPMLTAVQSEKTSARVIAISTLVMVLFSVVPFFLTHDGKPVMTEVYLYTAIASGALMLVLSFWVIAKPSEKSSWVLFKFSSPYLAVLFIALMVDSGLR
- the asd gene encoding aspartate-semialdehyde dehydrogenase, whose translation is MMKKRVAILGATGAVGQEFLLSLENHPWFEVTQLAASERSAGKKYIEAIRDPNSGIIKWQVGGDVPKYARDMPVVAINDVKVSELDLVFSAIEDEAARDIETKFAKDVPVVSTSSAYRYEEDVPILIPGINDDHVELIEQQKKNRNWKGYVLPLPNCTTTGLAITMKPLYENYGAKRVIMTSMQAISGAGRSPGVSALDVTDNLIPYIPKEENKVRVETAKILGKLKDGKIEPANIKVSCTCTRVPVIDGHTESVFVETSKPAKAEDVKHSIEEFSNHISVTGLPSAPKDYLVVHQDPTRPQPRIDRQINDGMTTSMGRLEEDQIFDNGLKYVLFSHNKKMGSAKGAVLLAEMLYKKGKI
- a CDS encoding universal stress protein — translated: MVYKTILVPFDGSIPSKNALKEAVELAKQSKGTIFLLYVVQEIVLPPWSGRATTHKTMREYEKEMYYAAKERASKLLEENAKKYDSVSIETQTLYGNTAEKILASIKNNKANLVVIGTTSRTGISKIITLGSVARKVAEKSTCPVLLVH